From a region of the Panicum virgatum strain AP13 chromosome 2K, P.virgatum_v5, whole genome shotgun sequence genome:
- the LOC120663609 gene encoding protein LIFEGUARD 2-like gives MSSAFGYQKGGDLEAGSSGAAGQQRVLYPGMQESPELRWALIRKIYVILSLQLLLTAAVAAVVVKVRAIPHFFTTTNAGLGLYIFLIILPFIVLCPLYYYHEKHPVNLILLGFFTVAISFAVGMTCAFTSGKVILESAILTTVVVFSLTAYTFWAVRRGKDFSFLGPFLFASLIVLLVFALIQILFPLGKLSQMIYGGLASLIFSGYIVYDTDNIIKRYTYDQYVWAAVSLYLDVINLFLSLMTLFRAAD, from the exons ATGTCGTCGGCGTTCGGGTACCAGAAGGGCGGCGACCTCGAGGCGGGGTCCTCGGGCGCCGCGGGGCAGCAGCGGGTGCTGTACCCGGGGATGCAGGAGAGCCCCGAGCTGCGCTGGGCGCTCATCCGCAAGATCTACGTCATCCTCTCGCTCCAGCTGCTCCtcacggccgccgtcgccgcggtcgTCGTCAAGGTCCGCGCCATCCCGCACTTCTTCACCACCACCAACGCGGGACTCGGGCTCTACAtcttcctcatcatcctccccttcatCG TGCTGTGCCCGCTCTACTACTACCACGAGAAGCACCCGGTCAACCTGATTCTGCTCGGCTTCTTCACCGTTGCCATCAGCTTCGCTGTGGGCATGACATGTGCCTTCACCAGTG GCAAGGTCATTCTGGAGTCTGCAATTCTGACAACAGTGGTTGTCTTTAGCCTGACTGCTTACACTTTCTGGGCTGTGAGGAGGGGCAAAGACTTCAGCTTCCTGGGTCCtttcctgtttgcctccctgATAGTGCTGCTTGTGTTCGCACTCATCCAG ATCCTGTTCCCGCTGGGAAAGCTCTCACAGATGATCTATGGTGGGCTGGCCTCCCTCATCTTCAGCGGGTACATCGTCTACGACACGGACAACATCATCAAGCGCTACACCTACGACCAGTACGTCTGGGCCGCCGTCTCCCTGTACCTGGACGTCATCAACCTCTTCCTGTCCCTGATGACCCTCTTCAGGGCAGCCGACTAG